In the genome of Lynx canadensis isolate LIC74 chromosome X, mLynCan4.pri.v2, whole genome shotgun sequence, one region contains:
- the ZFP92 gene encoding zinc finger protein 92 homolog: MAAILLKAGPKVPVSFEDVPVYFIKTGWKLLDLSQRILYKRVSLENYRHFVSLGLLASKPHLVSWLEQGDEPQAADFHGTRAAAGVRTGDRIENRTLTSKQKHCPQELPRTDPRAGNESQVARPTGETANRTGKHARSPQTGSGRDDQPGERGQGGSSGEGRAMRQRRQDGVRRD; this comes from the exons ATGGCAGCCATTCTCTTGAAGGCCGGACCCAAG GTGCCGGTATCGTTTGAAGACGTGCCCGTGTACTTCATCAAGACAGGATGGAAGCTTCTGGACCTCAGCCAAAGGATCCTCTACAAGAGAGTGTCGCTGGAGAACTACCGCCATTTCGTGTCACTGG GACTTTTAGCCTCCAAGCCTCACCTGGTCTCCTGGCTGGAGCAAGGGGACGAGCCCCAGGCGGCAGACTTCCACGGGACACGGGCTGCTGCGGGGGTGCGGACGG GTGACAGGATAGAGAACAGGACGTTGACTTCAAAGCAGAAGCATTGCCCCCAAGAGCTCCCGAGGACTGACCCTCGGGCCGGTAACGAGAGCCAGGTGGCCCGGCCCACAGGGGAGACCGCTAATCGCACAGGGAAACATGCTCGTTCCCCACAGACGGGTTCCGGCAGGGATGACCAGCCCGGGGAGAGAGGTCAAGGCGGCTCCTCCGGTGAGGGAAGAGCGATGAGGCAGAGAAGACAGGACGGCGTGAGGCGGGATTAG